In the Aptenodytes patagonicus chromosome 5, bAptPat1.pri.cur, whole genome shotgun sequence genome, AGGCTGACCCCACGCAGCTGTGCCTGCTCCTCGATCGCAACCCATGGCCCCATGTCCTTGCTGACATCCCTGAGCCCCTCCAGTCCCCCAGCAGTgatccctctctccctgctgctcatGGCTGTTTTCGGTCAAATCCCCCCCTCTTCATGTGTCTGGGACCGTGTCGCTGCCCACGTTGTGTCTGTGTCTGTTGCCCTTCCCTGCCTTATCATGTTTTTGTACAGAGCCCAGGTACGATAAACCGCTCAAATATTTGCAGAGATGTCCGCGTGCGGCCAAAGTGTTGAGCTCCTCTTGTTTGGTTGAGGGGCGGAATCCACTGGTGCTGTGATTTCCCAAGGGAGCACCGGCTCCTCACGCCACCACAGCCCCCCcggtgtggggctgggcaggaggcacGGCACCGGACGCCAGGGGCTTGCTGTGGGGCCAAGCATGGCCCGAGGGTGGCTGTGACACCACGTGCCAGGATGGCATGGTCTTTGGGGTGCCACCCCgcagggcaggcagctccagcacccCAGGGGTGCAGGGCAGGCACCTGCCTTTTTGGCTGCAGGGTGACAGAGGCTGTGCTGCTGGTTCCCTGGGGACCTTGTGCATGGGTGGCACTGTTTGATGTCACCCCATGGTCCTGCAAACCTTTGGTGCAAGCGGTGCCCTTGGCAATGCTGGCAGCCCTCCTGTGCCCGTGGGGGGGTTCTGAGTGGCCGTGCCCAGCTTTTCCCTGCGGCACCGCCTGGCACCCTCTGCGccagcccagcaccaggcacCACTTTGCCCCAGCATGGCTCGGGCTGGGCTGTCACAGCAGGACTCTGAAGCTGCGTGGCACTGAGGAGGACAATGCCTGCCTTGTTGCTGTCCGCCAAGGCAAGTGGTGGTGATCGGGACGCAGTCCCAGCTCCGGCCGggctcttctcctccctcctgggcGGGGAGAGTGGACAGGAGATAAAAGGGAGACCAGGGCCAGCTGGGCGTTGCCGAGAGCCGCAGGGGCCGGGAGCGAGGTCTGGTCGGAGGACGGCAGGGAGGAGAAGTGCGGTATTGAGggcttgttctcgtgggggagagggctggggaTTGGGGGTTCATCCATCCTGAGCAGACCCCGCAgtcccctgctccctcctcacCTCCTGGATTGTCCCCCCTAGCCCCGTGTCCTCCTGCTGCCCATTAAATGTGCTGGATCCTGGAGGGACAGGGTGTATCTTGGGGTGGGCAGCGTTAGGCGGCTGTGGGAGGAAGGGGCTTCAGGCAGATATTGGGGGCAGGGGGGTTAAAGGCTCTGTGCACCCCTCAAGTGCTTCATGGGGCATCAAGGACTCTCAAGGTGACCTGAAGGTGAAACCATCCCTGTCCCACTGACTCCCCGCCGGTGGCTGGGACGATGGGGGCTGCATCCCTGCCCACTCCTGGGGCAAAGGCAGACCCCTGGCACGGCTGGGTCTGGCTTTCGGGGTTGGGGAGGTGGAGAAGGCCCATGGGGGGAGCGGCACCTTCATTCCCCGATGCATGGAGTGGGTGCCTCACTGCCGGGGGAAACTGGGTCACCTGGCTGACACAGCAGATGCCCACAAAAGCCAGCGGTGAGGGTGCTGTGCTTGTCGGGAGCTGGGCACTCCGATCCCCCTCCCTCATCCCCCTTTCCTCACGCTGCCGGCAcgggtgtccctgctcccagtgccatgctGGGACCTGTATGATGGTATGATACTGCCCACTAGTCTTTGCCCAGGAGGGGTGTGCGGGGAGGTGGTTTGGGGTTGCAGTGGGGCTGGGAGAACCCCATCAGGTTGAGccccggggcagaggggagacTAACGCCCCATTTCCCCCTGCCAGGGCCGGGGGTCCAGGatggggctgctggtgctggccctggctgcctggctggggctggggctggcctcGGCCTCTGAGGGGGCGGCCAACAGCAGCCGGCTCTGCCAGGAGGCACCGGCATGGAGTGTCAATGGCTTGAGCCCCATGGCGGGGGTGGCGGGGCAGGTGACGGTAGTGGCCCTGCTGAAGGCCAGCTGACacttctgcctgcagcaggccCACAGGTAAGCCCTGCTCCCCCTACTCCAAACCCAGCCCCGCCATCCTGGGGGACAGCATGGTGgctccccaccccagcacctccctcccagcatctccttccccaCAGCCTCGGGGGCCTGCGGGACAGGCTGGCCCAGCAGGGCACAGTCGACGTCCACTACATGATCATCAACGAGAAGGCACCGCTCTCCCGTGCCATGTTTGGGGAGCTGGAGCGCCAGGCTCCACCGGGTATCCCCGTCTTCCAGCCGGAGCCAGAGGAGCCCGACGTCTGGCAGGTCCTGGGGGGTGACAAGGACGACTTCCTTGTCTACGACCGGTAAGCATCCCCCATCTCGGCTGAGGCTTTCCTGGGGGGTTATAGACCGTTTGGTGGGCTCCCCAAAACTCCCCCCAAGACTGGGCCGGGGGGACACCAGACCCCCCGCCTCGAGCCAGGCCGTGGCTTCTCTCCGCAGGTGCGGCCGCCTGGCTTTCCACATCCAGCTGCCCTACAGCTTCCTCCACTTCCCCTACGTGGAGTCGGCCATCCGCTTCACCCACAACAAGGACTTCTGTGGCAACTGCTCCCTCTACCCCAACAACACCCAGGAGGTAAGGAGCAGGGATGCTCGCTGGAGTCGGgctcccttctctcctctggCATtgcacatcaggaaaaaaaaccacccttatCTTCATGTCGGGGACAGGCTCTGGGTTGGCAGCAGTCCTCATCCATGGTTGAGAGGGAAGGTGATGAAAGGTCTGGAATAAGGGCAGCTAAATAGGTCAGAGCTTTCAGGTTGAGAAGGAAGGGGTCATAGCCCAGGTCTGGAAAAGCTAACTAGGGTCACTGGCTGTTCTGATAGAACAGCCCCTTAGAAGGGGCAGGCAATGGACACAGAGGTGGCAAGTTCAGAGTaaagaaaagaatagaagaatcattgaggttggaaaagacctctaagatcatcgagtccaaccattgacccaacaccaccatgcccactaaaccatgtccttaagtgcctcatctactcgtcttttaaatacctccagggatggggactccaccacttccctgggcagcctgttccaatgtttcaccactctttcagtaaagaaatttttcctcacatccaatctaaacctcccctggcgcaacttgaggccatttcctctcgtcctatcgcttgttacttgggagaagagaccaacacccacctcgctacaacctcctttcaggtagttgtagagagcgatgaggtctcccctcagcctccttttctccaggctaaacaaccccagtgccctcagccgctcctcataagacatcAAAAGGATGTAGCTCCAGGCTCAGCAGGCGATTAGTGACTTCTTAGGAGAAAAATCTGTCtggaaatattaaatgcaaagtCCCTTTCCTGGCTCAGGAATTCCCTGGACCACAGACAGCTTGAGCCAAGGGATGTAGGTACAGAGGCTTGTGCTCTATGTGCTCCAGTCTctcctgtcctccctgtgccctGGGTTGGGGCTGGAGAGCCTTTGCTCTGACCCACGCAGCTTTCTGCATGATGGATGCTGGTCTGCTTTCATCCCAGCTCACAGGCACGCTCGCAGGCTCACTGCGGGGCCATGGGTACATTCACATACTGCACCAGTCCTTGTGTTACTTTCCCCAGGCTAATAGTACCATGGAGGTCCCTGTAACCCTGAGCACGCTTCCCGAACAAGAGGGGAAGGAGTCAGAGACCCCCATCCACCAGCACAATCCCCTCCATCCTCACCACCACCACGAGGTCAGCAGCGAGAGAGCCACAGACCCGAGTGGGGACCATGAACCTGCCACCCATGCTCACCACCACCACGGATACCATGGCCAGCCCCATCACGAGGGGAAGAAGCAGAAGGAGGGAAATGAGCActaagccaggctgggcagcctTGCCGAAGAACCCAGTAGTGTGCAGACCATGCCAACTCGCTTCCCAGAGGCATGAAAGGACTTGCTTTGGGCTGCTGGTCACCAGCAGTGTTGGTATAACAATCCCCTCCAGCATTCCCCATGTGGGTTGTACTCCCACGCTGCGACCAGGGATGAAAATCCCCCTCAGACCCCCCGAGGTGCTGCATTTTCAGCCCCAGGGCTTGGTTCTGAGCCTTCCTCTGCCACTACCTGCCTTTCTGTGCTCAATGAAGCCCGCCGTGCAAACCGGGAGGTCCCCGGTCACAGCTGGCTGACACTGCatggagcagcagggcaggggtggaggggCCAGAACTGGGATGGGAGCAGCACTGTCAGCATGCTCTGCCTGTCCTGGCATCCCTGAGTGTCCTGGCACCCCTGGGTGTCCTGGCCGGGGATTGAGGGGAGGGACAGCATGTGCCCCGCAGGACGTGATCCCAGGGGATGGGGGCACTAGGAGCGGTGGGAGGTTGCAGCTCCCCATGGTCTAAACCCTGTATCCCCGTGGCTGTCACATCCTGGGGACCCTCCAGGCCTTGCACACGGGTATGTGCAGTGGTGATGGGTGGCCGCAAGATGGTGGCCTTGTCCCCTCTTGGAGACCTAAGGGCTGTATCCAGGGCCCACAGCCCTAGGAGGACGGGGGTGAGGATCCTGGGGTCTCTTCTGGGGGAGAAGCGAGATGGGAGGGCGATGCGGATATCCAGAGTACGAATAAAACCTCTGTGAAGCGAACCCTGCTCAGCCTGGCCTCTGGTGGGGCCCCTTCCCCAGAGCGGGTGGGAGGCTCGCTCAGCGCTGGGCTGGCCCTGGGCATTTCTCTCGGCACAGGGAGGGACTTGGAGCTGGATGTGGACGCCATAAAGCATTCCCCTGTTCAGAGACTGAGCGGTAAAGGGGTTGAAGACCGAAGAGACCCCATCTCTCCATACCTTCTGGTTACCTCCTGCCAGGATGTGAACCCAGGGCTTAGTCCCCGCCAGGGCAGGGCATTAACCCTGCACTGCCAGGAGGAAGTTTGGctcagcacctcaatgtctggcTTGTAGGTGTGATGTTGGGGTGCCTGCCCTGAGCTGCTGTCGTGGGGCTGAAGTTCCCACATGCAGTCCAAGGTCATCTCGGGCATCTTGTCCCCAGTGCCCAGCCTGGTTCCTATTGCACGCGCAGTGTTGGAGGCTGCCCAGCCCTCAAGCAACTGGGTGCTGCATCCCTGGCAGGCAGCCGTACCTGCCTGCACCCCAGGCTGCCCCCATACCTGTCTCAGCCCTGTAGCCCTTCACTTCAGCTCCATCCATCAACCCACACAGCCCCACTCAACGCCTCCCCTGAACTCTCCATCTCTCTCCGGGTCCCACAGCCTGAGTGAGGAGCAAAGAGATGTTTTTTCTGCCCAGTGTTATGCAGCACCATGCTGTGGTGCGTGTCCTGATGATGATGCTCTGAGCTGACTTTCTGCCCCACGTCCTGGGAGGCTGCACTCCTCCACCCTGTCTCTGCGGGGGGATGCTCTGCCCAACGGCAGGGGCAAGAGCCAGGGTGAAGAGGAGCTGTTCCTTGTGGGGATGAGGGCAACAGGATCAGGTGGGTCTTTCTCACCAGCCCATGGGAGCCAGCCAGGCTCTCCCATGGGGCGCTGGCTGAgaccctgctccccctcctccatttctcttgctccctccctccctcctcctcctcctccccctttctcctctacctgctcccagcagct is a window encoding:
- the LOC143161369 gene encoding selenoprotein Pb-like; this translates as MGLLVLALAAWLGLGLASASEGAANSSRLCQEAPAWSVNGLSPMAGVAGQVTVVALLKASUHFCLQQAHSLGGLRDRLAQQGTVDVHYMIINEKAPLSRAMFGELERQAPPGIPVFQPEPEEPDVWQVLGGDKDDFLVYDRCGRLAFHIQLPYSFLHFPYVESAIRFTHNKDFCGNCSLYPNNTQEANSTMEVPVTLSTLPEQEGKESETPIHQHNPLHPHHHHEVSSERATDPSGDHEPATHAHHHHGYHGQPHHEGKKQKEGNEH